The proteins below come from a single Serratia ficaria genomic window:
- a CDS encoding Bug family tripartite tricarboxylate transporter substrate binding protein: protein MKKIITRTLTATALLLAAGQAFALDAPKRTECIAPAKPGGGFDLTCKLIQVSLQETQAIDKPMRVTYMPGGVGAVAYNAIVAQRPAEFGTVVAFSGGSLLNLSQGKFGRYSVDDVKWLAAVGTDYGMIAVRADSPYKTLKDLMEAFKKDPNSVVFGAGASIGSQDWMKTALLAREVGVDPHKMRYVAFEGGGEPVTALLGNHIQAVSGDLSEMVPYLQGDKIRVLAVYSEQRLPGQLADVPTAKEQGYNLVWPIIRGFYVGPKVSDQEYQWWLDTFQKMMATEEFKKQRDLRGLFEFNMTGKELDAYVKNQVTQYREQAKIFGLAK from the coding sequence ATGAAAAAAATAATTACCCGTACTCTGACCGCAACCGCCCTGCTGCTGGCGGCCGGTCAGGCCTTTGCCCTGGACGCGCCCAAACGCACCGAATGCATCGCCCCCGCCAAGCCCGGCGGCGGTTTCGATCTTACCTGCAAGCTGATCCAGGTCTCGCTGCAGGAAACCCAGGCTATCGACAAACCGATGCGCGTCACCTATATGCCCGGCGGCGTCGGCGCGGTGGCCTATAACGCCATCGTCGCGCAGCGGCCGGCGGAGTTCGGTACCGTGGTGGCCTTTTCCGGCGGCTCGCTGCTCAACCTTTCACAGGGCAAGTTCGGCCGCTACAGCGTGGATGACGTCAAATGGCTGGCGGCCGTCGGCACCGACTACGGCATGATCGCGGTACGCGCCGACTCGCCGTACAAGACGCTGAAAGACCTGATGGAAGCCTTTAAAAAGGATCCCAACAGCGTGGTGTTCGGCGCCGGCGCCTCTATCGGCAGCCAGGACTGGATGAAAACCGCCCTGCTGGCGCGCGAAGTCGGCGTGGATCCGCACAAGATGCGCTACGTCGCGTTCGAAGGCGGCGGCGAGCCGGTCACCGCGCTGCTGGGCAATCACATTCAGGCGGTCTCGGGCGATCTGAGCGAAATGGTGCCTTATCTGCAGGGCGACAAGATCCGCGTGCTGGCGGTGTATTCCGAGCAGCGTTTGCCGGGCCAGCTGGCCGATGTCCCTACCGCCAAAGAACAGGGCTACAACCTGGTGTGGCCGATCATTCGCGGCTTCTACGTCGGCCCGAAGGTCAGCGATCAGGAATACCAGTGGTGGCTCGATACCTTCCAGAAAATGATGGCCACCGAAGAATTCAAGAAACAGCGCGATCTGCGCGGCCTGTTTGAATTCAACATGACCGGCAAAGAGCTGGACGCCTACGTGAAAAACCAGGTCACCCAATACCGTGAACAGGCGAAAATCTTCGGCCTGGCCAAGTAA
- a CDS encoding MrpH family fimbial adhesin: MYRKFMFYCLFLLSPPAMAGAYMLPVSFVGLTVVQSLVAWDESPSDLNPCYGWTSCFIGPDVKYSTRFPGLYGSCIESKNCLRIENFRTAKEVEIAWKQSFGIPWTSQPYRVNGTDASCVGVFYVRTPSISGGAILWPHSVCGKLPPQNQSCEVNLPRVIDFGTLSQNEISGVERTINGTVGCTQSGTVKIYSQSTFGEGKVYFNNSKNFYSTLFLDGNSAWAGVDYHLTGGTQRNINLKAILTANEDVRPGPFSGQAIVYIAYL; the protein is encoded by the coding sequence ATGTATAGAAAATTTATGTTTTACTGTCTTTTTTTATTATCTCCGCCAGCTATGGCAGGTGCCTATATGCTTCCTGTCTCTTTTGTTGGCCTGACGGTCGTTCAATCTTTGGTTGCATGGGATGAGAGTCCTTCCGACCTCAATCCTTGCTATGGGTGGACGTCTTGCTTTATTGGCCCGGATGTAAAATATAGCACCAGGTTCCCTGGGCTGTATGGTTCATGCATAGAGTCTAAAAACTGCCTTCGAATTGAAAATTTTCGAACGGCAAAAGAAGTCGAGATCGCCTGGAAGCAATCCTTTGGCATTCCATGGACCTCACAGCCTTACCGCGTGAATGGCACTGACGCCAGCTGCGTTGGCGTTTTTTATGTACGGACGCCATCAATATCTGGAGGTGCGATTTTATGGCCCCATTCTGTTTGCGGTAAATTACCGCCACAAAACCAATCTTGCGAGGTGAATCTACCAAGAGTGATAGATTTCGGCACGCTTTCGCAAAATGAAATTTCCGGGGTTGAGAGAACCATTAATGGAACCGTCGGATGCACCCAATCAGGAACGGTGAAAATATATTCACAGTCTACCTTCGGTGAAGGTAAGGTTTATTTTAATAACAGTAAAAACTTTTATTCGACGCTATTTTTGGATGGGAATTCCGCATGGGCAGGCGTGGATTATCATCTGACGGGCGGAACGCAAAGAAATATCAATCTAAAAGCAATATTGACCGCAAATGAAGACGTCCGCCCCGGCCCCTTCTCTGGTCAGGCTATTGTTTACATTGCGTATCTGTAG
- a CDS encoding tripartite tricarboxylate transporter permease codes for METWMYLTQGFEVALVPQNLIIALIGCFVGTIVGLLPGLGPINGVAILLPLAFALKLPAESALILLATVYIGCEYGGRISSILLNVPGDAAAIMTALDGYPMAQQGRAGVALSISAVSSFIGSMIAIGGIILFAPLLARWSLAFGPAEYFALMVFAIACLGSMMSQNPLKSLLAALIGLGLATVGVDANTGVYRFTFDSVHLSDGVQFIVVVIGLFSVSEILLMLESTSAGQKLVRKTGRLLFNRKEAAECVGPTLRSSVIGFFVGILPGAGATIASALTYMTEKKISGNSETFGKGDIRGVAAPEAANNASACGSFIPMLTLGVPGSGTTAVMMGALTLYNITPGPAMFTEQPDIVWGLIAALLIANVILLIMNLPLVGLFTRMLTIPLWFLVPAIAAVSAVGVYAVHSTTFDLLLMVGLGVFGYILRKMHFPMSPLILGFVLGEMLEQNLRRALSISNGEFGILWSSGIAQTLLVLAVAVLALPPLLRILRKRRRMTETAKAE; via the coding sequence ATGGAAACCTGGATGTATTTGACCCAAGGGTTCGAGGTGGCGCTGGTGCCGCAGAACCTGATTATCGCCCTGATCGGCTGCTTCGTCGGCACCATCGTCGGCCTGCTGCCGGGCCTGGGGCCGATCAACGGCGTGGCGATCCTGCTGCCGCTGGCGTTCGCCCTCAAGCTGCCGGCCGAGTCGGCGCTGATCCTGCTGGCGACGGTGTATATCGGCTGTGAATACGGCGGCCGCATTTCCTCGATTCTGCTCAATGTGCCAGGCGACGCGGCGGCGATCATGACCGCGCTGGACGGTTACCCGATGGCGCAGCAAGGGCGCGCCGGCGTGGCGCTGTCCATTTCGGCGGTCAGCTCCTTTATCGGTTCGATGATCGCCATCGGCGGCATCATCCTGTTCGCCCCGCTGCTGGCCCGCTGGTCGCTGGCCTTCGGCCCGGCGGAATATTTCGCCCTGATGGTATTCGCCATCGCCTGTCTCGGCAGCATGATGAGCCAGAATCCGCTGAAGTCGCTGCTGGCGGCCTTGATCGGCCTGGGGCTGGCGACGGTCGGGGTGGACGCCAATACCGGCGTGTATCGCTTCACCTTCGACAGCGTGCATCTGTCCGACGGCGTGCAGTTTATCGTGGTGGTGATCGGGCTGTTCTCGGTCAGCGAGATCCTGCTGATGCTGGAAAGCACCAGCGCCGGGCAAAAGTTGGTGCGCAAGACCGGCCGCCTGCTGTTCAACCGCAAAGAGGCCGCCGAGTGCGTGGGCCCGACCCTGCGTTCTTCGGTGATTGGCTTCTTCGTCGGCATCCTGCCGGGCGCCGGCGCCACCATCGCCAGCGCGCTGACCTACATGACCGAGAAGAAAATCAGCGGCAACAGCGAAACCTTCGGCAAGGGCGACATTCGCGGCGTGGCGGCGCCGGAAGCGGCCAACAACGCCTCGGCCTGCGGCTCATTCATTCCGATGCTGACGCTGGGCGTGCCGGGTTCGGGCACCACCGCGGTGATGATGGGCGCGCTGACGCTGTACAACATCACCCCCGGCCCGGCGATGTTCACCGAACAGCCGGACATCGTCTGGGGCCTGATCGCCGCGCTGCTGATCGCCAACGTTATCCTGCTGATCATGAACCTGCCGCTGGTCGGCCTGTTCACCCGCATGCTGACCATTCCGCTGTGGTTCCTGGTGCCGGCGATCGCCGCGGTATCGGCGGTGGGCGTGTACGCGGTGCACAGCACCACCTTCGACCTGCTGTTGATGGTGGGATTAGGGGTCTTCGGCTATATCCTGCGGAAAATGCACTTCCCGATGTCGCCGCTGATCCTCGGCTTCGTGCTGGGCGAGATGCTGGAGCAGAACCTGCGCCGCGCGCTGTCGATCAGCAACGGCGAGTTCGGCATCCTGTGGAGCAGCGGCATCGCGCAAACGCTGCTGGTGCTGGCGGTGGCGGTGCTGGCGCTGCCGCCGCTGCTGCGCATCCTGCGTAAGCGCCGCCGCATGACGGAAACGGCCAAGGCCGAATAA
- a CDS encoding sensor histidine kinase has product MRWFNAPRSLFYQLLLFFGLPLLALGGISIYTHYFSAMSAATLAYDRTLLASARTVAERLVVRDGRLAVDVPYVVLDSFERNMNDQLYYEVISPQGQSISGYDDLPPLPPNIPRSSLYPALVHFYDAEYLGRPIRVAALYQPVNESGVSGMATILVAETLESRRYLARQMMIAALLSQGTVVVLTLILAFALLKRLLKPLRKLSGIMLRRDPGELTPLPMVLPWSEMQPLLLAFNRYIERLRLMVARQERFSADASHQLRTPLTVLKTQAGVALASDRPQQWRESLQAMSATLDHTVALTDRLLYLSRLKAHEHDADRKLEPVNLAQVLRDVCFSRLPQARSKRIDLGYEGEAACWVGGEALLLSELCANLLDNALKYTPPHGVVTARLTRDAAQGEGVLEIEDSGPGIASQDQALALQPFHRLDNVGDQPGAGLGLALVKDITAYHRTRPELLSSAALGGLLVRVRFKLLP; this is encoded by the coding sequence ATGCGGTGGTTTAACGCGCCGCGTTCGCTGTTTTATCAATTGCTGCTGTTCTTCGGCCTGCCGTTGCTGGCGCTGGGCGGCATTTCGATTTACACCCACTATTTCAGCGCGATGAGCGCCGCCACCCTGGCCTACGACCGCACGCTGCTGGCCTCGGCGCGCACCGTGGCGGAACGGCTGGTGGTGCGCGACGGCCGGTTGGCGGTGGATGTGCCCTATGTGGTGCTCGACAGCTTCGAGCGCAATATGAACGACCAGCTTTATTACGAAGTGATCTCGCCGCAGGGCCAAAGCATTTCGGGCTATGACGATCTGCCGCCGTTGCCGCCTAACATTCCGCGCTCCAGCCTCTATCCGGCGCTGGTGCATTTTTACGATGCGGAATATCTGGGCCGGCCGATCCGCGTGGCGGCGCTCTATCAGCCGGTCAACGAGTCCGGCGTCAGCGGCATGGCGACCATTCTGGTGGCGGAAACCCTGGAATCGCGCCGCTATTTGGCGCGCCAGATGATGATTGCGGCGCTGCTGAGCCAGGGCACCGTCGTGGTGCTGACCCTGATCCTGGCGTTCGCCCTGTTGAAACGGCTGCTCAAGCCGCTGCGCAAGCTGTCCGGCATTATGCTGCGGCGCGATCCGGGCGAACTGACGCCGCTGCCGATGGTGTTGCCCTGGTCGGAAATGCAGCCGTTGCTGCTGGCGTTTAACCGCTATATCGAACGGCTGCGGCTGATGGTGGCGCGTCAGGAGCGGTTCAGCGCCGACGCGTCGCACCAGCTGCGCACGCCGCTGACGGTGCTGAAAACTCAGGCGGGGGTGGCGTTGGCCAGCGACCGGCCGCAGCAGTGGCGTGAAAGCCTGCAGGCGATGAGCGCAACGCTGGACCATACCGTGGCGCTGACCGACCGTTTGCTCTATCTCTCACGCCTCAAGGCCCATGAGCACGATGCCGACCGCAAGCTCGAGCCGGTCAATCTGGCGCAGGTGCTGCGCGACGTCTGTTTCTCGCGCCTGCCGCAGGCGCGCAGCAAGCGGATCGATCTGGGTTATGAAGGCGAAGCGGCATGCTGGGTGGGCGGAGAGGCGTTGCTGTTGAGCGAACTGTGCGCCAACCTGTTGGACAACGCGCTGAAATACACGCCGCCGCACGGCGTGGTGACCGCGCGGTTGACGCGGGACGCCGCGCAGGGGGAAGGGGTGCTGGAAATCGAAGACAGCGGCCCGGGCATCGCCTCGCAGGATCAGGCGCTGGCGCTGCAGCCGTTCCACCGTTTGGACAACGTGGGCGATCAGCCGGGAGCCGGGCTGGGGTTGGCGCTGGTAAAAGACATTACCGCCTATCACCGCACCCGCCCGGAGCTGCTGAGTTCGGCCGCGTTGGGCGGCCTGCTGGTGCGGGTGCGTTTTAAGCTGTTGCCTTAA
- a CDS encoding tripartite tricarboxylate transporter TctB family protein — MSDRIFAGFWLLLCIGGLFIGWGIQSEYSYEPLGPRPFPLAILSLMALCAALLLLNRPQAVEWPHNKVMRRLLALVIALVLYAWGFEWLGFPLATALLTFSIGLLFQASLPAAAISGVIMGVALYYAFDQLLDVTLPLGVWLS; from the coding sequence ATGAGCGATCGTATTTTTGCCGGCTTCTGGCTGCTGCTGTGCATCGGCGGGCTGTTTATCGGCTGGGGCATTCAGAGCGAGTACAGCTACGAACCCCTGGGGCCACGCCCTTTCCCGCTGGCGATCCTGAGCCTGATGGCGCTGTGCGCGGCGCTGCTGCTGCTGAACAGGCCGCAGGCGGTGGAGTGGCCGCACAACAAGGTGATGCGGCGGCTGCTGGCGCTGGTGATCGCGCTGGTGCTGTACGCCTGGGGTTTTGAATGGCTGGGCTTCCCGCTGGCGACCGCGCTGCTGACCTTCAGCATCGGCCTGTTGTTCCAGGCCAGCCTGCCGGCGGCGGCGATATCCGGCGTCATCATGGGCGTAGCGCTGTATTACGCCTTCGACCAATTACTTGATGTCACACTGCCACTCGGCGTTTGGCTGAGCTAA
- the pdxB gene encoding 4-phosphoerythronate dehydrogenase PdxB, with product MKILVDENMPYAAELFSRLGDVQAVPGRPIPRDALAGADALMVRSVTKVNEALLAGTGVGFVGTATAGTDHVDDAWLQRQGIGFSAAPGCNAIAVVEYVFSALMLLAERDGFRLRDKTVGIIGVGNVGSRLDARLKALGVRTLLCDPPRAERGDAGEFWPLEKLVAEADVLTFHTPLNKSGPHNSLHLVDAELLAALPDRRILINACRGPVVDNAALLQALEKGKALSTVLDVWEPEPDLSLPLLARVDIGTAHIAGYTLEGKARGTTQVFEAFSRHLGQPQQIALAALLPTPEFSQIQLNGPLDEGKLKRLMHLVYDVRRDDAPLRHVAGQPGEFDRLRKHYQERREWSSLQVRCDDSASAELLLKLGFSVQ from the coding sequence GTGAAAATTCTGGTTGATGAAAATATGCCGTACGCGGCCGAGCTGTTCAGCCGCCTGGGCGACGTGCAGGCGGTGCCGGGCCGCCCGATCCCGCGCGATGCGCTGGCGGGCGCCGACGCGCTGATGGTGCGCTCGGTGACCAAGGTGAATGAGGCATTGCTGGCCGGCACCGGCGTCGGTTTTGTCGGCACCGCCACCGCCGGCACCGACCATGTCGATGACGCCTGGCTGCAGCGGCAGGGCATCGGCTTTTCCGCCGCGCCGGGCTGCAACGCCATCGCGGTGGTCGAGTATGTGTTTTCCGCCCTGATGCTGTTGGCCGAACGCGACGGCTTCCGGCTGCGCGACAAAACCGTCGGCATCATCGGCGTGGGCAACGTCGGCTCGCGCCTGGACGCGCGGCTGAAAGCGCTGGGGGTGCGCACCCTGCTGTGCGACCCGCCGCGCGCCGAACGCGGTGACGCCGGCGAGTTCTGGCCGCTGGAGAAGCTGGTGGCGGAGGCCGACGTCTTGACCTTCCACACGCCGTTGAATAAGTCGGGTCCCCACAATTCGCTGCATCTGGTCGACGCCGAGCTGCTGGCGGCGCTGCCGGACCGGCGCATTCTGATCAACGCCTGCCGCGGCCCGGTGGTGGATAACGCGGCGCTGCTGCAGGCGCTGGAAAAGGGCAAGGCGCTGAGCACGGTGCTGGACGTCTGGGAGCCGGAGCCGGATCTTTCCCTGCCGCTGCTGGCGCGGGTGGATATCGGCACCGCGCACATCGCCGGCTATACGCTGGAGGGCAAGGCGCGCGGCACCACGCAGGTGTTTGAGGCGTTCAGCCGCCATTTGGGGCAGCCGCAGCAGATTGCGCTGGCCGCGCTGCTGCCGACGCCGGAATTCAGCCAGATCCAGCTCAATGGGCCGCTGGATGAAGGCAAGTTAAAACGATTGATGCACTTGGTGTATGATGTGCGCCGCGATGACGCGCCGCTGCGCCACGTCGCCGGGCAGCCGGGCGAGTTCGATCGCCTGCGCAAGCATTATCAGGAACGTCGCGAATGGTCTTCGCTGCAGGTTCGCTGCGACGACAGCGCCAGCGCGGAATTGCTGCTGAAGCTGGGCTTCAGCGTGCAGTAA
- a CDS encoding DMT family transporter, protein MSLPSGVSARPALPGARIFQGSGQGYAIAIISAMLLAFTAIIIRALTEYYHLPTFVLAFWRAALVALVLLPLLLLVKPQWARLRREQLAFYAIYGLLLALFNSLWTLSVALNGASVATILTYCSVGFTVFLGWVMYSERLSLRQLLVIAISLGGCLLVSNGDSMGNGRFDLLGLLVGMLSGIGYTLYTLGGRVASERGYPVWNTILYVFGFSALYQLLFNAALTAFPLAAFHGMAGDLWFLSHGAQGVQWSGWLLLLTLAAGPTLLGFGLYNISLKTLPLAVANLILSLELVFTAAIAYCLLGESMNPLQLLGSALVMGGVLMLRHKTAEA, encoded by the coding sequence ATGTCATTACCGTCAGGTGTTTCCGCCCGGCCGGCGTTGCCCGGCGCGCGTATTTTCCAGGGCAGCGGCCAGGGCTATGCGATCGCCATCATCAGCGCCATGTTGCTGGCCTTTACCGCCATCATCATCCGCGCGCTGACCGAATATTATCATCTGCCGACCTTCGTGCTGGCGTTCTGGCGGGCGGCGTTGGTGGCGCTGGTCTTGCTGCCGTTGCTGCTGCTGGTGAAGCCGCAGTGGGCGCGTCTGCGCCGCGAACAGCTGGCGTTCTATGCGATTTACGGCCTGCTGCTGGCGCTGTTCAACAGCCTGTGGACGCTGTCGGTGGCGCTGAACGGCGCGTCGGTGGCGACCATCCTGACCTATTGCTCGGTGGGCTTTACGGTGTTTCTCGGCTGGGTGATGTACAGCGAGCGCCTGTCGCTGCGCCAGCTGCTGGTGATCGCAATCAGCCTGGGCGGCTGCTTGCTGGTCAGCAACGGCGACAGCATGGGCAACGGCCGTTTTGATCTGTTGGGGCTGCTGGTGGGCATGCTGTCCGGCATCGGTTACACCCTGTATACCCTGGGCGGGCGAGTGGCCAGCGAGCGCGGTTACCCGGTATGGAACACCATCCTGTACGTATTCGGTTTCTCGGCGCTGTATCAGCTGCTGTTCAATGCGGCGCTGACGGCATTTCCGCTGGCGGCGTTTCACGGCATGGCGGGCGATCTGTGGTTCCTGTCGCATGGTGCGCAGGGCGTTCAGTGGAGCGGCTGGCTGCTGCTGCTGACGCTGGCGGCCGGGCCGACGCTGCTGGGGTTCGGCCTGTACAACATCAGCCTGAAAACCCTGCCGCTGGCGGTGGCCAACCTGATCCTGTCGCTGGAGCTGGTGTTCACCGCGGCGATCGCCTACTGCCTGCTGGGGGAGAGCATGAACCCGCTGCAGCTGCTCGGCAGCGCGCTGGTGATGGGCGGCGTGCTGATGCTCAGGCACAAGACGGCCGAGGCATGA
- a CDS encoding DMT family transporter translates to MNMLFPLLAVLIWSVNAVVSKLSATAIDPAAISFYRWLLALIALTPFVLPGVCRNWPMVRANWWKLMVLGLLGMVLYQSLAYYAAHSVSALFMGIIVSLIPLLTILISIVLLRIAPTVGVAIGSVLSFCGLIWLVSAGQPGLLLQHGIGKGELMMLAATASYALYGVLTKRWAIALPNWQSLYVQILFGVVLLLPNFLMAPEVGLNAQNIPLVLFAGIPASIVAPFLWILGVMRLGANTASIFMNLAPVFTAAIAVLFLHEQLHGYHLIGGGVTLLGVILSQRLRTPLARKAKTPPATVESCKD, encoded by the coding sequence ATGAATATGCTGTTTCCGTTGTTGGCGGTGCTGATCTGGTCGGTCAACGCCGTCGTCAGTAAGCTTTCCGCCACCGCCATCGATCCGGCGGCCATCTCGTTCTATCGCTGGCTGCTGGCCCTTATCGCCCTGACGCCGTTCGTGCTGCCCGGCGTTTGCCGCAACTGGCCGATGGTGCGCGCCAACTGGTGGAAGCTGATGGTGCTCGGCCTGCTGGGCATGGTGCTGTACCAGAGCCTGGCCTACTATGCGGCGCACAGCGTCAGCGCGCTGTTTATGGGCATCATCGTGTCGCTGATCCCGCTGCTGACCATTCTGATCAGCATCGTGCTGCTGCGCATCGCGCCGACCGTCGGCGTGGCCATTGGCAGCGTGCTGTCGTTCTGCGGATTGATCTGGCTGGTGAGCGCCGGGCAGCCCGGCCTGTTGCTGCAGCACGGCATCGGCAAGGGGGAGCTGATGATGTTGGCCGCCACCGCCTCTTACGCGCTGTACGGCGTGCTGACCAAGCGCTGGGCCATCGCCCTGCCGAACTGGCAGTCGTTGTACGTGCAGATCTTGTTTGGCGTGGTGCTGTTGCTGCCTAATTTCCTGATGGCGCCAGAGGTCGGGCTGAATGCGCAGAATATCCCGCTGGTGCTGTTCGCCGGCATTCCGGCCTCGATCGTCGCGCCGTTCCTGTGGATCCTGGGCGTGATGCGACTGGGCGCCAACACCGCCTCGATCTTTATGAACCTGGCGCCGGTATTCACCGCCGCCATCGCCGTACTGTTCCTGCACGAGCAGCTGCACGGTTACCACCTGATCGGCGGCGGCGTCACCCTGCTCGGCGTGATCCTGTCGCAGCGCCTGCGCACCCCGCTGGCGCGCAAGGCAAAAACCCCGCCGGCGACCGTGGAGTCGTGCAAGGATTAA
- a CDS encoding AraC family transcriptional regulator encodes MAEIRHFPEALIPAPRPVQFRCEEFNARTEFQPHSHRWGQLMWVKAGVMVLRIGGQRFLAPPEFVLWAPADIEHSCYNQRLAQCRMVDIAPSLCAGMPADPCLVSVTPIFRAIAEDFYARKQYIPQSKQDLRLCRALIDQLHQSPIQQTYLPSSDDKFLAPVLEALEHCPSDNTPLAVWAGRVYTTERTLSRRCRQELGMSFSEWRQRLRFLHAVSLLEQGKTVQEVALEVGYSSASAFIVMFQQIAGSTPERFRRA; translated from the coding sequence ATGGCAGAAATCCGACACTTCCCCGAGGCGCTGATCCCGGCGCCGCGCCCGGTGCAGTTCCGCTGCGAAGAGTTCAATGCCCGCACCGAGTTCCAGCCGCACAGCCACCGCTGGGGCCAGCTGATGTGGGTGAAGGCCGGGGTGATGGTGTTGCGCATCGGCGGCCAGCGTTTTCTGGCGCCGCCGGAGTTCGTGCTGTGGGCGCCGGCGGACATCGAACACTCCTGCTACAACCAGCGGCTGGCGCAGTGCCGTATGGTGGACATCGCGCCGTCGCTGTGCGCGGGCATGCCGGCCGACCCCTGCCTGGTGAGCGTGACGCCGATTTTCCGCGCCATCGCCGAAGATTTCTATGCGCGCAAACAATATATCCCGCAAAGCAAACAGGATCTGCGCCTGTGCCGCGCGCTGATCGATCAGTTGCATCAGTCGCCGATTCAGCAAACCTACCTGCCGTCGTCCGACGACAAGTTCCTGGCGCCGGTGCTGGAGGCGCTGGAGCATTGTCCGTCGGACAACACGCCGCTCGCCGTTTGGGCCGGCCGGGTATACACCACCGAGCGCACGCTGTCGCGCCGTTGTCGGCAGGAGTTGGGCATGTCGTTCAGCGAATGGCGCCAGCGGCTGCGCTTTCTGCACGCCGTCTCGCTGCTGGAGCAGGGGAAAACCGTGCAGGAGGTGGCGCTGGAGGTGGGTTACAGCTCCGCTTCGGCGTTTATCGTCATGTTCCAGCAGATCGCCGGCAGCACCCCGGAACGCTTCCGCCGGGCGTGA
- the tctD gene encoding transcriptional regulator TctD, whose amino-acid sequence MRLLLVEDHPELSHWLQKALTGAGFAVDVAPDGLAADHLLLNERYGLVVLDVALPRLNGLELLARLRKRGQDLPVLLLTARTDVADRVKGLNLGADDYLTKPFELDELEARIRALLRRSVGVTQLALQYGALTYHDEGYFLLDGKPLALTPRELSVLTALMHRRGRPVAKQQLFEQVFTLSDEANPESIELYVHRLRKKLQGSDVAIVTLRGLGYSLELCDAVV is encoded by the coding sequence ATGCGTCTGTTATTGGTAGAGGATCACCCCGAGTTATCCCACTGGCTGCAGAAGGCGCTGACCGGCGCCGGCTTTGCGGTGGACGTCGCGCCGGACGGCCTGGCGGCCGACCATTTATTGCTGAATGAGCGCTATGGCCTGGTGGTGCTGGATGTGGCGTTGCCGCGCTTGAACGGTCTGGAGCTGCTGGCGCGGCTGCGCAAGCGCGGGCAGGATCTGCCGGTGCTGTTGCTGACGGCGCGCACCGACGTGGCCGATCGGGTGAAGGGGCTGAACCTGGGGGCCGACGATTACCTGACCAAGCCCTTCGAACTGGATGAGCTGGAGGCGCGCATCCGCGCCTTGCTGCGCCGCAGCGTCGGCGTTACGCAGCTGGCGCTGCAGTACGGCGCGCTGACCTATCATGACGAAGGCTATTTTTTGCTGGACGGCAAACCGCTGGCGCTGACGCCGCGAGAGCTGTCGGTGCTGACGGCGCTGATGCACCGGCGCGGCCGGCCGGTGGCCAAACAGCAGCTGTTTGAGCAGGTGTTTACCCTGTCCGATGAGGCCAATCCCGAAAGCATCGAGCTCTATGTGCACCGGCTGCGCAAGAAGCTGCAGGGCAGCGACGTGGCGATCGTCACGCTGCGCGGCCTGGGCTACAGCCTGGAGCTGTGCGATGCGGTGGTTTAA